The proteins below are encoded in one region of Ereboglobus luteus:
- a CDS encoding SGNH/GDSL hydrolase family protein, translating into MTHRVSSVIRTLAILIFCMSASINTNAAQPARQGSTIAGFAARAEAREPLTVVFFGGSLTWGANASDPNRTSYRGRMMRWLREKYPRTSFNFHDAAIGGTGSALGLFRLDRDVLAHIPDLVFLDFTVNDGISGADEFNMASYERIVRNLLESGAAVMPVLTCMQAQMIDTDPAQPARTAAHQKLADAYGLHTADIMNHARRAIAEGRADPVKMYPFGRDRTHPDDCGYEIFFEAVRDAFVKAAAAPAPKTAPIPPKTVYPDLYPERTRHVLANTPLPEGWSRVHCYRNAMWFDRLSGRWIGDVARTETNAPLSVAFRGSFVGLVGRAAR; encoded by the coding sequence ATGACACATCGCGTCTCCAGCGTCATACGCACGCTCGCCATCCTTATTTTTTGCATGAGCGCCAGCATCAACACCAACGCCGCGCAACCCGCGCGCCAGGGCAGCACCATCGCCGGTTTCGCAGCGCGCGCGGAAGCCCGAGAGCCGCTCACCGTCGTGTTTTTCGGCGGCTCGCTCACTTGGGGCGCAAACGCCTCCGATCCCAACCGAACCAGTTATCGCGGGCGCATGATGCGGTGGCTCCGCGAAAAATATCCCCGCACATCCTTCAATTTTCATGATGCCGCGATCGGCGGCACCGGCTCGGCGCTCGGCCTCTTCCGGCTCGACCGCGACGTGCTCGCGCACATACCCGATCTCGTTTTTCTCGATTTCACGGTCAACGACGGCATATCCGGCGCGGACGAGTTTAACATGGCCAGCTACGAGCGCATTGTTCGCAACCTGCTCGAGTCCGGCGCGGCAGTCATGCCCGTGCTCACCTGCATGCAGGCGCAGATGATCGACACCGACCCCGCGCAACCCGCGCGCACGGCGGCGCACCAAAAACTCGCCGACGCCTACGGCCTTCACACCGCCGACATCATGAATCATGCGCGCCGCGCCATCGCCGAGGGGCGCGCCGATCCGGTGAAAATGTATCCGTTCGGCAGGGACCGCACACACCCGGACGATTGTGGTTACGAGATTTTTTTCGAGGCCGTGCGCGATGCGTTTGTGAAAGCGGCCGCCGCGCCCGCGCCTAAAACCGCGCCCATTCCGCCGAAAACAGTTTACCCCGATCTCTACCCCGAACGCACGCGCCATGTTCTCGCAAACACGCCGCTGCCCGAGGGGTGGAGTCGGGTTCATTGCTACCGCAACGCCATGTGGTTCGACCGGCTTTCGGGCCGCTGGATCGGCGATGTCGCGCGCACTGAAACCAACGCCCCGCTGAGCGTCGCGTTCCGCGGTTCATTTGTGGGACTCGTGGGGAGAGCAGCCCGATAA
- a CDS encoding MFS transporter: MSFHHTEKLPPDVSIDQKTGKKIWSVGTLRYTQGGLLVLFGWLMFNDFFLMLMEQIKPNLTGILIRSHGATNTEIALYLGTLGSLFTFWINPLASTWSDRTRTKWGRRRPFLLICTPPMVIIMGLIPWMPDIWNWFSHLPFVAQFCTPGSARGAVAAIGFCYVVSGVFNNFILAIFTLFFIDVVPKSVMGRFNAILRIVTMIQQFIWNYWVFGLAEHNMKWIYGGLAGACAVCYIVSLIMVKEGEYPPPEPIAPGVEKPAWHVRIFGPVATYVKECYLNPYYVWVFLAFLVYQGSNVANTFRLFHWKETLGFSMDTIGKMQAWPQLGIVIIGYLLGTMVDKFKSLRMMPIALGLWACVNVASFFFLRTPTTMLIFMGLITLCHFLFSISWGVMNVEIYPRAKMGQFCSAQTLSATVFVMLLNLVVGPFFDWVDNYQFAYAWSAVWQFAAVFLFIKVYRNWKKKTAEDARLAAAGVPGLPSDMKS, from the coding sequence ATGTCATTTCATCACACCGAAAAACTTCCCCCCGATGTCAGCATCGACCAAAAAACCGGCAAAAAGATTTGGTCGGTGGGCACGCTCCGCTACACGCAGGGCGGGCTGCTTGTGTTGTTCGGGTGGCTGATGTTTAATGATTTCTTTTTGATGCTGATGGAGCAGATCAAGCCGAACCTCACCGGCATTCTGATCCGCAGCCACGGGGCGACAAACACTGAAATCGCGTTGTATTTGGGCACGCTGGGATCGCTGTTTACTTTTTGGATAAATCCGCTTGCAAGCACATGGTCGGACCGCACCCGGACGAAGTGGGGGCGGCGCAGGCCGTTTCTGCTGATCTGCACCCCGCCCATGGTTATTATCATGGGATTGATTCCGTGGATGCCCGATATTTGGAACTGGTTTTCGCACCTGCCGTTTGTCGCGCAGTTTTGCACGCCGGGGTCGGCGCGTGGCGCGGTCGCGGCGATCGGTTTTTGTTATGTGGTGTCGGGTGTGTTTAATAATTTTATTCTGGCGATCTTCACGTTGTTTTTTATCGACGTGGTGCCGAAGTCTGTGATGGGACGATTTAATGCGATTTTGCGAATCGTCACAATGATACAACAGTTTATTTGGAATTATTGGGTGTTCGGACTTGCCGAGCATAATATGAAATGGATTTACGGCGGTTTGGCCGGGGCATGCGCCGTCTGTTATATCGTGAGTTTGATCATGGTAAAGGAGGGCGAGTATCCGCCGCCCGAACCAATCGCCCCGGGTGTTGAAAAGCCCGCGTGGCATGTGAGAATTTTCGGTCCGGTGGCGACCTATGTGAAGGAGTGTTATTTAAATCCGTATTATGTGTGGGTATTTCTGGCGTTCCTGGTGTATCAGGGCAGCAATGTTGCGAATACGTTCCGGCTGTTTCACTGGAAGGAGACACTCGGGTTCAGCATGGATACCATAGGGAAAATGCAGGCGTGGCCGCAGCTTGGGATTGTGATAATTGGGTATTTGCTCGGCACGATGGTGGATAAATTCAAATCGCTTCGCATGATGCCGATTGCGCTGGGCTTGTGGGCTTGCGTGAACGTGGCGTCGTTTTTCTTCCTGCGCACACCCACGACAATGCTCATTTTCATGGGGCTTATCACACTGTGCCACTTTCTGTTTTCGATTTCATGGGGCGTGATGAATGTGGAAATTTATCCTCGCGCCAAGATGGGCCAGTTCTGCTCCGCGCAAACGCTTTCCGCCACTGTTTTTGTGATGCTGCTGAACCTCGTCGTTGGTCCGTTTTTCGATTGGGTGGACAATTATCAATTTGCCTATGCGTGGAGCGCGGTGTGGCAGTTTGCCGCGGTGTTTCTCTTTATAAAAGTGTATAGAAACTGGAAAAAGAAAACCGCCGAGGACGCGCGACTGGCGGCGGCCGGTGTGCCTGGGCTGCCTTCTGATATGAAATCATAA
- a CDS encoding ThuA domain-containing protein, with product MTKALILTGGWPEHQPAKFSEILATSLRARGVECDNETSLDILADTKRLSDYALIIPNWTMGLITNEQTQGLSSAIRSGAGLGGIHGGMCDAFRGNTEYEWMTGGIFAGHPHVGDYTVRIRDTAHPATAGLPASFAYSSEQYYMLVDPGLHILADTDYTYENRITTMPVAWTKQWGQGRVFYCSLGHAPGEFSKYPAALELVTRGLLWAARIL from the coding sequence ATGACCAAGGCACTCATCCTCACCGGCGGCTGGCCCGAACACCAACCCGCCAAATTTTCCGAGATTCTCGCCACTTCACTTCGCGCCCGGGGCGTCGAGTGTGACAACGAAACCTCGCTCGACATCCTGGCGGACACAAAGCGCCTCTCCGACTACGCCCTCATTATTCCCAACTGGACGATGGGGCTGATCACCAATGAGCAGACGCAAGGATTGTCATCCGCCATCCGTTCCGGCGCCGGGCTCGGCGGCATTCACGGCGGAATGTGCGACGCCTTTCGCGGCAACACCGAATACGAATGGATGACCGGAGGCATCTTTGCCGGGCATCCGCATGTGGGCGACTACACCGTGCGCATCCGCGACACGGCCCACCCCGCCACGGCGGGTTTGCCTGCCAGTTTTGCGTATTCATCCGAGCAATACTACATGCTCGTCGATCCCGGCCTGCACATTCTCGCCGACACTGATTACACTTACGAAAACCGCATCACAACCATGCCGGTCGCATGGACAAAACAATGGGGGCAAGGGCGCGTCTTTTATTGTTCGCTCGGCCACGCGCCCGGGGAATTCTCAAAATATCCCGCCGCCCTCGAGCTTGTCACGCGCGGCCTTCTCTGGGCGGCACGCATTCTCTGA
- a CDS encoding GH36-type glycosyl hydrolase domain-containing protein, whose product MSTNPAPASNPYGYFDDANREYVITRPDTPLPWLNYLGQDDFFGLCTNTAGGYSFWRDAKLRRLTRYRYNNVPMDLGGRYLYIRDAATGDVWNPGWKPMKTALDRYECRHGTGYTRITGARDGIETEMLFFVPPGETLELWRATIRNTGPVPRKVQIFSFVEFCLFEALNDMTNYQRTYSIGEVEVEPGDGAIYHKTEYRERRNHYALFGCAHPINGYDTDRDAFVGVHNGLHEPQAVLAGKPRNSIAHGWNPIGSHFIELDLKPGETREFAFVLAYIDQGPDSPENPKFTAPFVINKTKGRAIMAKYRDIAAVDDAFARLRATWASHLSAFQVTDCPDPIAARMANTWNQYQCMATFNLSRSASMFETGIGRGMGFRDSNQDILGFVHMLPDRARQRILDIAATQLSDGTCYHQYQPLTKKGNAEIGGDFYDDHLWLVLSTCAYIKETGDRAILDTPVGYADKSGSRDTLLHHLETSIAYTMKQRGPHGLPLIGHADWNDCLNLNCFSTEPNESFQCAGDVKGSIAESVMIAGLFLHATRELEALYRWLQRDTDAARIAEQHATMLDAVETHAWDGEWYIRAFDAAGKPVGSKTCGEGKIFIESQAWCVLGGAGANNGRARQALESVHKHLYTPDGIILQQPAYSTYHLNLGEVTSYPPGYKENAGIFCHNNTWIHLGWCQLGEGDRAYEYYLSICPAAKEQQIETYRCEPYVYAQMIAGRDAATPGEAKNAWLTGTAAWTFVTVSQGILGIQPTYDGLRIDPCMPKNWPGFTVRRVYREVEYIITVRNPSNLSKGVARLTVDGREITGNVIPAAPSGSKIMVEAELC is encoded by the coding sequence ATGAGCACCAATCCCGCCCCCGCCTCCAACCCCTACGGATATTTTGACGACGCGAATCGCGAGTATGTGATCACTCGTCCCGACACGCCCCTGCCGTGGCTCAACTACCTCGGGCAGGACGATTTTTTCGGCCTGTGCACCAACACCGCCGGCGGCTACTCGTTCTGGCGCGACGCGAAGCTGCGCCGCCTCACGCGCTACCGCTACAACAACGTCCCCATGGATCTCGGCGGACGTTACCTCTACATCCGCGACGCGGCGACGGGCGATGTGTGGAATCCCGGATGGAAGCCAATGAAAACCGCGCTCGACCGCTACGAGTGCCGCCACGGCACCGGCTACACGCGCATCACCGGCGCGCGCGACGGCATCGAAACCGAAATGCTCTTCTTCGTGCCGCCCGGCGAAACGCTCGAACTCTGGCGCGCGACCATCCGCAACACCGGCCCCGTGCCGCGCAAAGTGCAGATCTTCTCCTTTGTCGAGTTCTGCCTGTTCGAGGCGCTCAACGACATGACCAATTACCAGCGCACGTATTCCATCGGCGAAGTCGAGGTCGAGCCCGGCGACGGCGCGATCTACCACAAGACCGAATACCGCGAGCGGCGCAACCACTACGCGCTCTTCGGCTGCGCGCATCCAATTAATGGATACGACACGGACCGCGACGCCTTCGTCGGCGTGCACAACGGCCTTCACGAACCGCAAGCCGTCCTCGCGGGCAAGCCGCGCAACAGCATCGCGCACGGATGGAATCCCATCGGCTCGCACTTCATCGAACTCGACCTCAAACCCGGCGAGACGCGCGAGTTTGCCTTCGTGCTCGCCTACATTGACCAGGGCCCCGACTCGCCGGAGAATCCCAAGTTCACGGCGCCCTTTGTCATCAACAAAACCAAGGGCCGCGCGATCATGGCGAAATACCGAGACATCGCCGCCGTGGATGACGCCTTCGCCCGCCTGCGCGCCACATGGGCCTCGCATCTGTCCGCGTTTCAAGTCACCGACTGCCCCGACCCGATTGCGGCGCGCATGGCAAACACATGGAACCAATACCAGTGCATGGCGACCTTCAACCTCTCGCGTTCCGCCAGCATGTTCGAAACGGGCATCGGACGCGGCATGGGTTTCCGCGACAGCAACCAGGACATCCTCGGCTTCGTGCACATGCTGCCCGACCGCGCCCGCCAGCGCATCCTCGACATCGCCGCCACGCAACTCAGCGACGGGACTTGTTACCACCAATACCAGCCGCTCACCAAAAAAGGTAACGCCGAAATCGGCGGCGACTTTTACGACGACCACCTCTGGCTCGTCCTGAGCACCTGCGCCTACATAAAGGAAACCGGCGACCGTGCCATCCTCGACACACCCGTCGGTTACGCGGACAAATCTGGCAGCCGCGACACGCTCCTGCACCACCTCGAAACCAGCATCGCCTACACGATGAAACAACGCGGTCCGCACGGCCTGCCGCTCATCGGCCACGCCGACTGGAACGATTGCTTGAACCTCAACTGCTTTTCCACCGAACCCAACGAGTCCTTCCAATGCGCAGGCGACGTCAAGGGCTCCATCGCCGAGTCCGTGATGATCGCAGGCCTGTTTCTCCACGCCACACGCGAGCTCGAAGCGCTCTACCGCTGGCTGCAACGCGACACCGACGCCGCTCGCATCGCGGAACAGCACGCGACCATGCTCGACGCCGTCGAAACCCACGCATGGGACGGCGAGTGGTATATCCGCGCCTTCGACGCGGCCGGAAAACCCGTCGGCTCGAAAACCTGTGGCGAAGGGAAAATCTTTATCGAAAGCCAGGCGTGGTGCGTGCTCGGCGGCGCAGGCGCAAACAACGGACGCGCACGGCAGGCGCTCGAAAGCGTTCACAAACATCTCTACACACCCGACGGCATCATCCTGCAACAACCCGCCTACTCGACCTATCACCTCAACCTCGGCGAAGTCACCAGCTACCCGCCCGGCTACAAGGAAAACGCGGGCATCTTCTGCCACAACAACACATGGATACATCTCGGCTGGTGCCAGCTCGGCGAAGGCGACCGCGCCTACGAGTATTACCTGAGCATTTGCCCCGCCGCGAAGGAGCAACAAATCGAAACCTACCGCTGCGAACCTTACGTCTATGCGCAAATGATCGCGGGCCGCGATGCCGCGACGCCCGGCGAGGCGAAAAATGCCTGGCTCACCGGCACCGCCGCATGGACATTTGTGACGGTCTCGCAGGGCATCCTCGGAATCCAGCCGACCTACGACGGACTGCGCATCGACCCGTGCATGCCGAAAAACTGGCCCGGCTTCACCGTGCGCCGTGTGTATCGGGAAGTTGAATACATCATCACCGTTCGCAACCCGAGCAACCTCAGCAAGGGCGTCGCCCGCCTCACCGTCGATGGCCGCGAAATCACGGGCAATGTCATCCCGGCGGCTCCGTCCGGTTCAAAAATCATGGTCGAGGCCGAACTTTGTTAA
- a CDS encoding FAD-dependent oxidoreductase: protein MITDSPKNSRTLRTIEHDADLVVVGGGLSGACAAIAAARHGLNVVLIQDRPVPGGNSSSEVRLWVLGATVHMTTNNRWAREGGIINEIMMENVWRNPGGNPVVWDTILLEKLAAETRVTLLLNTACHACEKHPDDEARITSVTAFNAQTSTLHIARAPLFCDASGDGILGFLAGAAFRMGAEPRGEFDEAFARSDDFGHLLGHSIYFQSRDTGHPVPYVAPSFALKGTEIESKIPRHKHISGTEHGCHLWWLEWGGRLDTIHDTEKIKWELWRVTYGIWDYIKNSGKFPESENLALDWVGLIPGKRESRRFEGDYMLSQKDIVGRRNHPDAVAYGGWSIDLHPADGLFAPVAGSHHVFPKGVYSIPYRCYYSRNINNLFLAGRIISATHVAFGSTRVMCTCAIGGQVVGTAAALCKKLDQLPRAIGKGDALARLQRQLLRDEQHIPAIPLRDSDDLARQAAITASSERIIESLPADANAVPLDCARAQLFPLQPGAAPRITLTLDADSSVEIHAELRTTSDPNHHTPDVTLAARTLAITKGIRQAHTLDFSDITISENCYAFLILRPAAGVRWHTTTGRVSGMLALRNWRAEKKTDVGGEEYEVFRADRRPDGRNFALRFDPPLRPYAPANILNGYHRPTNQTNTWVAADGDLAPALTLSWPESQTISHIRIGLDADYEHPMETVVYRHPERAVPFCVKDIRVLADDGRPLAEIRDNHQGWITITLPSPVSTKTLSIEVLATHGAPAAITQVRAYAAAPAL from the coding sequence ATGATCACGGATTCACCCAAAAATTCGCGCACCCTGCGAACCATTGAACACGATGCCGACCTCGTCGTGGTGGGCGGAGGGCTTTCGGGCGCGTGCGCGGCCATCGCCGCCGCGCGCCACGGCCTCAATGTCGTGCTCATCCAGGACCGCCCCGTCCCCGGCGGCAATTCATCCAGCGAAGTCCGCTTGTGGGTGCTCGGCGCGACCGTCCACATGACCACAAACAACCGCTGGGCGCGCGAGGGCGGAATCATCAACGAGATCATGATGGAAAACGTCTGGCGCAACCCGGGCGGCAACCCCGTCGTATGGGACACCATTCTCCTCGAAAAACTCGCCGCCGAAACGCGCGTCACGCTTCTCCTCAACACCGCCTGCCACGCCTGCGAAAAACATCCGGATGACGAGGCGCGCATCACCTCCGTCACCGCGTTCAACGCCCAGACAAGCACGCTGCACATCGCCCGCGCGCCGCTCTTTTGCGACGCCTCCGGCGACGGCATCCTTGGTTTTCTCGCCGGAGCCGCGTTTCGCATGGGCGCTGAACCTCGCGGGGAATTCGACGAGGCCTTCGCGCGCTCGGACGATTTCGGGCACCTTCTCGGGCACTCCATCTATTTCCAATCGCGCGATACCGGCCATCCCGTTCCCTACGTCGCGCCGTCCTTCGCGCTCAAGGGCACCGAAATCGAAAGCAAGATTCCGCGCCACAAACACATCTCCGGCACCGAGCACGGCTGCCATCTCTGGTGGCTCGAATGGGGCGGGCGCCTCGACACCATTCACGACACCGAAAAAATAAAATGGGAGCTCTGGCGCGTCACCTATGGCATTTGGGACTACATTAAAAACTCCGGCAAATTTCCCGAGTCCGAAAACCTCGCGCTCGACTGGGTCGGCCTCATTCCCGGCAAGCGCGAAAGCCGCCGCTTCGAGGGCGACTACATGCTCTCGCAAAAAGACATCGTCGGGCGCCGCAACCACCCCGACGCCGTCGCCTACGGCGGATGGTCGATCGACCTCCATCCCGCCGACGGACTTTTCGCGCCCGTCGCCGGATCGCATCACGTCTTTCCGAAAGGCGTGTATTCAATCCCCTACCGTTGTTATTACAGCCGCAACATAAACAACCTCTTCCTCGCCGGCCGCATCATCAGCGCGACACACGTGGCGTTCGGCTCCACCCGCGTCATGTGCACCTGCGCCATCGGCGGGCAGGTTGTCGGCACCGCCGCCGCCCTTTGCAAAAAACTGGATCAATTGCCCCGCGCCATCGGCAAAGGCGACGCGCTGGCCCGCCTCCAACGCCAGCTCCTGCGAGACGAACAGCACATCCCGGCCATCCCGCTTCGCGATTCCGACGATCTTGCGCGGCAAGCCGCAATCACAGCCAGCAGCGAGCGCATCATCGAATCACTGCCGGCGGACGCCAACGCGGTTCCCCTCGACTGCGCCCGCGCCCAACTGTTTCCCCTCCAGCCCGGCGCCGCGCCGCGCATCACGCTCACGCTCGACGCCGACTCCTCCGTCGAAATCCACGCGGAACTTCGCACGACCAGCGATCCCAACCACCACACGCCAGACGTCACTCTCGCCGCGCGCACGCTCGCAATCACGAAGGGAATACGGCAGGCGCACACGCTCGATTTCAGCGACATCACAATTTCCGAAAACTGCTACGCGTTTCTCATCCTGCGTCCGGCCGCCGGCGTCCGCTGGCACACAACCACCGGACGCGTCTCCGGCATGCTCGCCCTTCGCAACTGGCGCGCCGAGAAAAAGACCGATGTCGGCGGTGAGGAATATGAGGTTTTCCGCGCCGACAGGCGCCCGGACGGACGCAATTTTGCCCTCCGTTTCGATCCGCCGCTCCGGCCTTACGCGCCCGCGAACATCCTCAACGGCTACCACCGGCCCACCAATCAAACCAACACCTGGGTGGCCGCGGACGGCGACCTCGCTCCCGCGCTCACACTTTCGTGGCCCGAGTCGCAAACCATCTCGCACATTCGCATCGGCCTCGACGCCGATTACGAGCACCCGATGGAAACCGTGGTTTACAGGCACCCTGAGCGCGCGGTTCCCTTCTGCGTAAAAGACATCCGCGTTCTTGCCGACGACGGGCGCCCGCTCGCCGAAATCCGAGACAACCACCAAGGCTGGATCACCATAACGCTCCCCTCCCCCGTCTCGACAAAAACGCTTTCAATCGAAGTCCTCGCCACGCACGGCGCGCCCGCCGCGATCACACAAGTGCGCGCCTACGCGGCCGCGCCCGCATTGTAA
- a CDS encoding SGNH/GDSL hydrolase family protein, producing the protein MPAHNRSIIAALAFLMLAISGPVCPASGNAPKQNAVILVFGDSLTAGNMLPAADRERLWVRRAARNSDGRLTLINEGKGGRPTGSVADFKAALARHPGATALAIMLGTNDSRDTSAQCVAKATANITAMIEHARAVRGADFSILLIAPPNINKDALGPSKPIASEREANLRNLAAAYRALAEKHNTRFATLHGILPPETLAKDGVHPDARGNDLIAAALLPDLLKLQNTR; encoded by the coding sequence ATGCCCGCCCATAATCGCTCCATAATCGCCGCGCTGGCTTTCCTCATGCTGGCAATTTCGGGTCCCGTCTGTCCGGCCTCGGGCAACGCCCCGAAGCAAAACGCCGTCATCCTCGTATTTGGCGATTCGCTCACCGCGGGCAACATGCTCCCGGCCGCCGATCGCGAACGCCTCTGGGTGAGGCGGGCCGCGCGCAATTCAGACGGGCGGCTCACGCTCATCAACGAAGGCAAGGGCGGACGCCCCACCGGCAGCGTTGCCGATTTCAAAGCCGCCCTCGCCCGACACCCCGGCGCCACCGCGCTCGCGATCATGCTCGGCACAAATGATTCCCGCGACACCTCCGCCCAATGCGTCGCCAAGGCCACCGCCAATATAACCGCCATGATTGAACATGCCCGTGCCGTCCGCGGCGCGGATTTTTCCATCCTCCTCATCGCTCCGCCCAACATAAACAAAGACGCCCTCGGCCCCTCCAAACCCATCGCCAGCGAACGCGAGGCCAACCTTCGCAACCTCGCCGCCGCCTACCGCGCGCTCGCCGAAAAACACAACACTCGCTTCGCGACACTCCACGGCATCCTCCCTCCCGAAACCCTCGCCAAAGACGGCGTCCACCCCGACGCCCGCGGCAACGACCTCATCGCCGCCGCCCTGCTTCCCGATTTGTTGAAACTGCAAAACACACGCTAA
- a CDS encoding alpha/beta hydrolase, which produces MTTDTIPLWKDAAPGALGSAPTDIPTLTRHAAANPNGATMLIVPGGGYCSLTGHEGAGFAPWFTQRGITSFVLTYRLASNGYRHPCMMLDVLRAMRLVRHLARKEGRDPSRAGIIGCSAGGHLASTALTHYDAGRPGGDDPVERESARPDLGVLCYPVISCGTSAAHAGSMDNLLGPNPPADLAWQMSTETQVTPQTPPTFLWHTLEDPVVSVENSMLFANALRRASVPFALHVFEKGGHGLGMLPGSPPWTVCLEGWLRERKFV; this is translated from the coding sequence ATGACAACCGACACAATCCCCTTGTGGAAGGACGCGGCGCCCGGCGCTCTTGGCTCCGCGCCCACCGATATCCCGACGCTCACGCGCCACGCGGCGGCAAACCCAAACGGCGCCACCATGCTCATCGTTCCCGGCGGCGGTTATTGCAGCCTGACCGGACACGAGGGCGCGGGGTTTGCCCCGTGGTTCACGCAACGCGGCATCACCAGTTTTGTCCTCACCTACCGGCTTGCGTCCAACGGTTATCGCCATCCGTGCATGATGCTGGATGTCCTGCGGGCCATGCGTCTCGTCCGGCATCTCGCGCGCAAGGAGGGGCGTGACCCAAGCCGCGCGGGCATCATCGGCTGCTCCGCCGGCGGGCACCTCGCCTCGACCGCGCTCACGCATTACGACGCCGGGCGGCCCGGAGGCGACGATCCCGTCGAGCGCGAAAGCGCGCGCCCCGATTTGGGCGTTCTTTGTTATCCCGTGATTTCGTGCGGCACGTCCGCCGCCCACGCCGGATCAATGGACAATCTTCTTGGCCCGAATCCTCCCGCCGATCTCGCTTGGCAAATGTCCACTGAAACCCAGGTGACGCCGCAAACGCCGCCCACGTTTCTCTGGCACACGCTGGAGGATCCTGTCGTTTCAGTGGAAAACTCCATGTTGTTCGCGAACGCGCTGAGGCGCGCGTCGGTGCCCTTCGCATTGCATGTTTTTGAAAAAGGCGGCCACGGACTCGGCATGCTCCCGGGCTCGCCACCGTGGACTGTGTGCCTTGAAGGCTGGCTGAGGGAGCGAAAGTTCGTGTGA
- a CDS encoding Gfo/Idh/MocA family protein produces MKKFSAPAEIKTGVIGYGGAYNMGRHHLHEMKAAGMTPLAVAEINPDRLNAARADFPDIETYATVGEMLAKSAVDLVTVITPHNTHAALGVQILEAGRHCVLEKPMALTTTECDTLIATAGKHHAVVSTYHNRHWDGCILKALDVVNSGALGDIVRIDLRAGAHERPQKWWRSSREISGGSLYDWGVHLLEYALQIVRGELVEVSAYAWDGFWAAEKNAAHPPGVLNEDEAQLVARFSSGQRVSLTQTSIDVLPERGMGRIVGTRGTHLIDSSGYETTIMLPTGDRQTTRGKNPPSQGEKFYQNIAAHLVTGEPLVITPEWARRPIQILDLAMQSTRQKRAISV; encoded by the coding sequence ATGAAAAAATTCTCCGCACCCGCCGAAATCAAAACCGGCGTCATCGGCTACGGTGGCGCCTACAACATGGGACGCCATCACCTCCACGAGATGAAAGCCGCGGGCATGACGCCCCTGGCCGTCGCCGAAATCAACCCGGACCGCCTCAATGCCGCGCGCGCTGATTTTCCCGACATTGAAACCTACGCGACCGTCGGTGAAATGCTCGCGAAATCCGCCGTTGATCTTGTCACAGTCATCACGCCTCACAACACCCACGCCGCGCTCGGCGTGCAAATTTTGGAGGCGGGACGCCACTGCGTCCTCGAAAAACCCATGGCGCTCACCACCACCGAATGCGACACCCTGATCGCCACCGCCGGAAAACACCATGCCGTCGTCAGCACCTATCACAACCGCCATTGGGACGGATGTATATTGAAGGCGCTCGACGTTGTTAACTCCGGCGCGCTCGGTGACATCGTCCGCATTGACTTGCGCGCCGGCGCGCACGAACGGCCGCAAAAATGGTGGCGCTCATCGCGCGAGATTTCGGGCGGAAGTCTCTACGACTGGGGCGTGCACCTCCTCGAATACGCCCTGCAAATCGTGCGCGGCGAACTCGTCGAGGTAAGCGCTTATGCGTGGGACGGTTTTTGGGCCGCCGAAAAAAACGCAGCGCACCCGCCCGGCGTGCTCAACGAGGACGAGGCCCAGCTCGTCGCGCGTTTTTCGAGCGGACAGCGCGTCAGCCTCACGCAAACCAGCATCGACGTGCTGCCCGAGCGCGGCATGGGCCGCATCGTCGGCACCCGCGGCACGCACCTCATCGACAGCTCCGGATACGAAACCACAATCATGCTGCCGACAGGCGATCGCCAAACCACGCGCGGCAAAAATCCGCCATCCCAAGGTGAAAAGTTCTACCAAAATATCGCCGCCCATCTTGTGACGGGCGAACCGCTCGTCATCACTCCCGAGTGGGCGCGCCGTCCGATTCAAATCCTCGATCTCGCGATGCAAAGCACCCGGCAAAAACGCGCCATTTCAGTTTAA